A single region of the Phaenicophaeus curvirostris isolate KB17595 chromosome 4, BPBGC_Pcur_1.0, whole genome shotgun sequence genome encodes:
- the WDR54 gene encoding WD repeat-containing protein 54: protein MAAAGTAMFRKEPSVRLRSSAAALYNNLSVLCPPGRPAAAFCAVHGPGLSLATPAADGHASALRQLPARDSALAGTAAGITQAAWCVLPARVLLVLTSQKGIQMYESDGSIMVYWHALDVTEHPPAHAVFARGIAAAGGRFVCVGTSSGLVLVFDIPPKGTNITVSEVLEQHHDAITDIAAELGRAPDGAGDLVTADDAGTLCVWSSGEQFTLLGKIPGFGWSCSSVKLWNGIAAAGYGNGQIRLYEAATGVLRAEVDAHARWIYALDLAPHTGKLLSGAEDSFVHIWELSRDPDTDEIELRHCHAECVTDTQVCGARFCDPEGNSFAVTGYDLSEIFLYSRT from the exons ATGGCTGCGGCCGGGACAGC GATGTTCCGGAAGGAGCCGAGCGTGCGTCTGCGGAGCAGCGCGGCCGCGCTCTACAACAACCTGAGCGTCCTGTGCCCCCCGGGCCGCCCGGCCGCCGCCTTCTGCGCCGTGCACGGCCCCGGCCTCAGCCTGGCCACGCCGGCCGCCGACGGGCACGCCAGCGCCCTGCGCCAGCTGCCGGCCCGCGACAGCGCCCTGGCCGGCACCGCCGCCGGCATCACGCAG GCGGCCTGGTGCGTCCTGCCGGCCCGCGTCCTGCTGGTGCTCACCTCCCAGAAGGGCATCCAG ATGTACGAGTCCGACGGCTCCATCATGGTTTACTGGCACGCGCTGGACGTCACGGAGCATCCTCCGG CACACGCGGTGTTTGCCCGCGGGATCGCCGCGGCCGGCGGGCGCTTCGTCTGCGTGG GAACGTCCTCCGGGCTAGTGCTGGTCTTCGACatccccccaaaagggaccaaCATCACGGTGAGCGAGGTCCTGGAGCAGCACCACGACGCCATCACCGACATCGCTGCCGAGCTGGGCCGGGCACCG gatggagctggagaCCTGGTGACTGCCGACGATGCCGGCACCCTCTGCGTCTGGAGCTCGGGAGAGCAGTTCACCCTGCTTGGCAAAATCCCAGGCTTCGG CTGGTCTTGCTCCTCTGTGAAGCTGTGGAACGGGATCGCGGCCGCCGGCTACGGGAACGGGCAGATCCGGCTCTACGAGGCAGCCACAGGCGTCCTGCGTGCCGAGGTCGATGCCCACGCCCGCTGGATCTACGCGCTGGACCTGGCGCCGCACACAGGCAAG ctgctgtcaGGCGCCGAGGATTCCTTTGTCCACATCTGGGAGCTCAGCAGGGACCCAGACACCGATGAGATCGAG CTCCGGCACTGCCACGCCGAGTGCGTAACCGACACCCAGGTCTGCGGTGCCCGCTTCTGCGATCCCGAAGGAAATTCCTTCGCCGTCACCGGCTACGACCTGAGCGAGATCTTCCTCTACAGCCGCACGTAG